In a single window of the Leisingera daeponensis DSM 23529 genome:
- the ruvX gene encoding Holliday junction resolvase RuvX encodes MIHDVFEDFAAALPPMSALMGLDLGTKTIGVAVSDRIGAVATPLETVKRKKFSTDAARLLEIIQARDISGILLGLPRNMDGTEGPRCQSTRAFARNLMQLTDLPISFWDERLSTVAAEKALLEADTTRKRRAEVIDHVAASYILQGALDRMRHLKNG; translated from the coding sequence ATGATCCACGACGTCTTTGAAGACTTCGCCGCCGCCCTGCCGCCGATGAGCGCGCTGATGGGGCTGGACCTCGGCACCAAGACCATTGGCGTCGCGGTCTCCGACCGTATCGGCGCGGTGGCCACGCCCCTGGAAACCGTGAAGCGCAAGAAGTTCTCAACTGACGCCGCGCGCCTCCTGGAGATCATCCAGGCCCGCGACATCAGCGGCATCCTCCTGGGCCTGCCCCGCAACATGGACGGCACGGAGGGCCCCCGCTGCCAGTCCACCCGCGCCTTTGCCCGCAACCTGATGCAACTGACCGACCTGCCGATCAGCTTCTGGGACGAACGCCTCAGCACCGTGGCAGCCGAAAAAGCGCTGCTTGAGGCGGATACGACACGCAAACGCCGCGCAGAGGTTATCGACCACGTCGCGGCCTCCTATATCTTGCAAGGCGCATTGGACCGGATGCGGCATTTGAAGAACGGGTGA
- a CDS encoding DUF1289 domain-containing protein produces MTDDVWKRDEIQSPCIKICVVHPEARICTGCYRSIDEIRDWSKMTNDERAGIMNDLPARAGKLVKRRGGRGARLKRG; encoded by the coding sequence ATGACGGACGACGTATGGAAACGGGACGAAATCCAGTCCCCCTGCATCAAGATCTGCGTCGTCCACCCGGAGGCCCGCATCTGCACCGGCTGCTACCGCTCCATCGACGAGATCCGCGACTGGTCCAAGATGACCAACGACGAGCGCGCCGGCATCATGAACGACCTGCCCGCCCGCGCCGGCAAACTGGTCAAACGCCGCGGCGGCCGCGGCGCAAGGTTAAAGCGCGGCTAA
- a CDS encoding sulfite exporter TauE/SafE family protein translates to MTDPALTAALWPEPALLMQMGALLVVIGAFAGVLAGLLGVGGGIVLVPAFFYAFQTLGYGGDQLMQICLATSLATIIVTSLRSVMSHNKKGAVDWEILRGWGIGIAIGAVVGVLAASSLRSTVLQGVFGGLALVIGCYLGLGRSEWRLAEAMPKGVKRMVLSPAVGFLSVLMGIGGGSFGVPLMTLHGVAVHRAVATAAGFGVIIAVPSVAGFLLLEVDPATRPPFTIGAVNLVAFFIVIAMTLITAPWGVKLAHAMDPKPLKRVFGAFLVLVALNMLRKAFGY, encoded by the coding sequence ATGACCGATCCCGCCCTGACCGCCGCCCTGTGGCCGGAGCCCGCCTTGCTGATGCAAATGGGGGCGCTTCTGGTGGTGATCGGCGCCTTTGCGGGGGTGCTGGCCGGGCTTCTGGGCGTCGGCGGCGGCATCGTGCTGGTGCCTGCGTTTTTCTATGCGTTTCAAACGCTGGGGTATGGCGGCGATCAGCTGATGCAGATTTGTCTGGCGACGTCGCTGGCGACAATCATCGTGACCTCGCTGCGCTCTGTCATGAGCCACAACAAGAAGGGCGCGGTGGATTGGGAGATCCTGCGCGGCTGGGGGATCGGCATTGCCATTGGCGCCGTTGTGGGCGTCTTGGCGGCGTCTTCCTTGCGCTCCACCGTGCTGCAGGGGGTGTTTGGCGGGCTGGCGCTGGTCATCGGCTGCTACCTGGGGCTGGGCCGGTCGGAGTGGCGGCTGGCGGAAGCGATGCCCAAGGGCGTCAAGCGGATGGTCCTGTCGCCTGCGGTCGGCTTCCTGTCGGTGCTGATGGGCATTGGCGGCGGCAGCTTCGGGGTGCCGCTGATGACCCTTCACGGAGTGGCGGTGCACCGGGCGGTGGCCACCGCTGCGGGTTTTGGCGTGATCATTGCGGTGCCTTCGGTTGCCGGGTTTCTGCTCTTGGAGGTGGACCCCGCAACCCGGCCGCCGTTCACCATCGGCGCGGTCAATCTGGTGGCGTTCTTCATCGTGATTGCCATGACCCTGATCACCGCGCCATGGGGCGTGAAGCTGGCCCATGCGATGGATCCCAAACCGCTGAAGCGGGTGTTCGGGGCCTTCCTGGTGCTGGTGGCGCTGAACATGCTGCGCAAGGCTTTCGGGTACTGA
- the dusA gene encoding tRNA dihydrouridine(20/20a) synthase DusA produces MADKNIKYNVLNASRLSVAPMMDWTDRHCRYLHRLLSRETLLYTEMVTAPALVRGGALHLLEFNAEEHPVALQLGGSDPGELAEAARLGAEAGYDEINLNCGCPSDRVQSGAFGAVLMQTPELVADCVAAMRETVDVDVTVKCRIGVDEQEPEEVLPEFLEKIRAAGCGRVTIHARKAWLQGLSPKENRDIPPLDYELVHRMKAAFPDLHVSINGGIATLAEAKAHLDRGLDGVMVGRAAYHQPADVLCAADPEIYGTGTVSDPAEAVRQMLPYIEARLSEGARLNQITRHMLGLFAGKPGARQWRRMLSEGACRAGAGPELVQEALAQVETRAAA; encoded by the coding sequence ATGGCTGATAAAAATATAAAATATAATGTTCTCAATGCGTCCCGCCTATCGGTCGCACCCATGATGGACTGGACCGACCGGCACTGCCGTTATCTGCACCGGCTGCTGAGCCGGGAAACGCTGCTGTATACCGAGATGGTGACCGCGCCGGCTCTGGTGCGCGGCGGGGCGCTGCATTTGCTGGAGTTCAATGCCGAGGAGCATCCGGTGGCGCTGCAGCTGGGCGGCTCGGATCCGGGGGAACTGGCAGAGGCCGCCCGGCTGGGCGCGGAGGCCGGTTATGATGAGATCAATCTCAACTGCGGCTGCCCCAGCGACCGGGTGCAATCCGGCGCTTTCGGGGCGGTGCTGATGCAGACGCCGGAGCTGGTGGCCGATTGCGTCGCGGCGATGCGGGAAACGGTGGATGTGGACGTCACCGTCAAATGCCGTATCGGTGTGGATGAGCAGGAGCCGGAAGAGGTGCTGCCGGAGTTCCTCGAGAAGATCCGCGCCGCGGGCTGCGGCCGGGTGACCATTCATGCGCGCAAGGCCTGGCTGCAGGGGCTGTCTCCGAAAGAGAACCGGGACATCCCGCCGCTGGACTATGAGCTGGTGCACCGGATGAAGGCGGCGTTCCCGGACCTGCATGTCTCGATCAACGGCGGCATTGCCACGCTGGCGGAGGCCAAGGCGCATCTGGACCGCGGCCTGGACGGGGTGATGGTGGGGCGTGCGGCCTATCACCAGCCGGCCGATGTGTTGTGTGCGGCGGACCCGGAGATCTATGGCACAGGCACTGTCAGCGACCCGGCAGAGGCGGTGCGGCAGATGCTGCCCTATATCGAGGCGCGGCTGAGCGAGGGTGCGAGGCTCAACCAGATCACCCGGCACATGCTGGGGCTGTTTGCGGGCAAGCCGGGGGCGCGGCAGTGGCGGCGGATGCTGTCCGAGGGCGCCTGCCGGGCGGGGGCCGGGCCGGAGCTGGTGCAGGAGGCGCTGGCGCAGGTGGAGACCCGCGCCGCAGCGTGA
- a CDS encoding site-specific integrase, giving the protein MGETRRREVTLSDAIDKYGEDSAKAIGRTKAQVLKSIKEFDIADKLCAQIDSADIVAFAQEKLKSGVSPQTVANYLSHLSAVFTVAGPAWNYPLEERTMRNAMIVAKKLGLTQKSRHRDRRPTLDELDQLMAHFLDRSIRRPSSVPMHRVIAFAIFSTRRQEEITRITWADLDKDGKRVLVRDMKNPGEKIGNDVWCDLPDPALAIIEAMTKHASQIFPYSSDAISAAFTRATQFLGIEDLRFHDMRHEGVSRLFEIGYNVPRAAAVSGHRSWTSLKRYTPLRQAGDKFGAWTWVAEVTTTDPRQRKRRPARPSSTAKIRTKRVRHLG; this is encoded by the coding sequence ATGGGAGAGACCCGCCGCCGCGAAGTGACCCTAAGCGACGCAATCGACAAATATGGCGAAGACAGTGCGAAGGCAATCGGTCGGACTAAGGCGCAGGTTCTCAAGAGCATCAAGGAGTTCGACATCGCGGACAAGCTTTGTGCCCAGATCGACAGCGCCGACATCGTGGCCTTCGCTCAGGAGAAGCTAAAGTCGGGTGTCTCACCGCAAACCGTGGCCAACTACCTCTCCCATCTTAGCGCGGTCTTCACGGTGGCCGGTCCGGCCTGGAACTATCCGCTGGAGGAACGCACCATGCGTAATGCGATGATCGTCGCCAAGAAGCTAGGACTGACGCAGAAGAGCCGCCACCGCGACCGGCGACCTACGCTGGACGAACTCGACCAGTTGATGGCGCATTTCCTCGACCGCTCAATCCGCCGCCCCTCCTCCGTCCCGATGCATCGCGTTATCGCCTTTGCGATCTTCTCGACCCGGCGGCAGGAAGAGATCACCCGAATCACGTGGGCGGATCTCGACAAGGACGGCAAACGGGTCCTCGTACGCGACATGAAGAACCCCGGAGAGAAGATAGGCAACGACGTCTGGTGCGACCTGCCCGATCCGGCGTTGGCGATCATCGAGGCGATGACCAAACACGCGAGCCAGATCTTCCCCTACTCGTCCGACGCGATCAGCGCAGCCTTTACGCGGGCCACGCAGTTTCTCGGCATAGAGGATCTTCGATTCCATGACATGCGGCACGAAGGCGTTTCACGCCTGTTCGAGATCGGGTACAACGTCCCACGCGCGGCTGCCGTTTCCGGCCACCGGTCATGGACGTCTCTGAAGCGCTACACCCCTCTGCGCCAGGCCGGAGACAAATTCGGGGCTTGGACATGGGTTGCGGAAGTCACCACCACAGACCCAAGGCAGCGCAAGAGACGACCCGCGCGGCCAAGCTCCACGGCCAAGATTAGAACGAAGCGGGTCCGACACTTAGGCTAG
- a CDS encoding amidohydrolase family protein, with translation MRRRDFIKQVTISSAALASGCGQGQLNSGTPGAGQAFVDAHCHVFNASDLPTVRFLRQVVFKRYPKQALMRSGVRDPDALDVMIEFMVELLGAGAAPSADQEIAVLEGRESPKPSATTAQAARASAIEDMAQFLRTVDARRRARGPEIASAPTEQLERKQVGDTAFLNFFLDGQSRERVLTNGEPLTLQEARAASRRAFKRSGGIATYLNWFSLFRMYRHALADELIADAERQEFEMKVMTPLLVDFDEWLYQDVESSMAKQVRVMELVAQRAALASDKVPVVLNFVGYDPLREVAFRAGTKGSFSSLEIARKALTESGFAGVKLYPPMGFRASGNRGPYPRRTLKKLGFEPSHRLDETLDDLYSLCAELDAPIMAHGAASNGAGEQYDIRADPAYWIPVFEKHPELRVCLAHFGGFDKKSYGQLGPLPDSSWEWVLGRYIKAHPQQPVFVDISYMSEALGSEIERTNLATNLKAWVQRYDPKIRHIIYGSDWIMVGKERGYENYLSAVASFLKDECGFDEGARERVLYLNALRFLPFQRLSTGRQRLSSWYRANGLDPRKLPTVPPSLLQNFFGE, from the coding sequence GTGCGTAGACGCGATTTCATCAAGCAGGTAACGATATCAAGTGCGGCCTTGGCGTCAGGCTGCGGGCAGGGCCAATTAAATTCCGGGACACCCGGCGCAGGACAGGCGTTTGTCGATGCCCATTGCCATGTCTTTAACGCCTCGGATCTGCCGACAGTTCGCTTTCTTCGGCAGGTCGTGTTTAAGCGATACCCTAAACAGGCGCTGATGCGCAGCGGTGTCAGAGACCCGGACGCGTTGGACGTCATGATTGAGTTCATGGTCGAGCTTTTGGGCGCAGGAGCCGCGCCAAGTGCAGACCAGGAGATCGCAGTGCTGGAGGGCCGAGAGTCGCCCAAGCCTTCGGCGACAACGGCGCAAGCCGCTCGAGCTTCGGCAATCGAGGACATGGCACAGTTCCTTCGAACGGTCGATGCAAGACGGCGTGCGCGTGGCCCAGAGATCGCGAGTGCGCCGACCGAGCAGCTGGAACGCAAACAAGTTGGGGACACCGCCTTCCTAAACTTTTTCCTCGATGGTCAGTCACGGGAAAGGGTGCTCACTAATGGCGAGCCACTTACCCTTCAGGAAGCCCGGGCCGCGAGCCGTAGAGCCTTTAAGCGGAGCGGAGGTATTGCGACATATCTCAATTGGTTCAGCCTCTTCAGGATGTATCGGCATGCGCTGGCGGACGAGTTGATCGCCGACGCGGAGCGGCAAGAATTCGAGATGAAGGTGATGACGCCGCTCTTGGTCGATTTCGACGAATGGCTCTATCAAGACGTTGAATCATCCATGGCGAAGCAGGTAAGGGTCATGGAGCTTGTGGCGCAGCGAGCTGCGCTTGCTTCCGACAAAGTGCCGGTGGTCTTGAATTTCGTAGGCTACGATCCTTTGCGAGAGGTTGCCTTCAGGGCTGGTACCAAGGGTTCATTTAGTTCGCTAGAAATTGCACGGAAGGCATTGACCGAAAGTGGATTTGCCGGGGTCAAGCTTTATCCGCCAATGGGTTTTCGAGCGTCTGGCAACCGTGGTCCGTATCCAAGACGCACTTTGAAAAAGCTTGGATTCGAGCCAAGCCATAGGCTAGATGAGACGCTGGACGATCTCTATAGTCTTTGCGCAGAGCTTGACGCTCCGATTATGGCGCATGGAGCGGCCTCAAACGGAGCCGGCGAACAGTACGATATCAGGGCCGATCCAGCTTACTGGATTCCTGTTTTCGAGAAGCATCCGGAACTCCGTGTCTGCCTTGCCCATTTCGGAGGGTTCGACAAGAAGTCTTACGGCCAGCTTGGTCCTTTGCCCGATTCGAGTTGGGAATGGGTTCTAGGAAGATACATCAAGGCACATCCACAACAGCCGGTCTTCGTTGATATTAGCTATATGTCTGAGGCACTTGGTTCTGAGATCGAGCGCACAAACCTTGCGACTAATCTCAAAGCATGGGTCCAAAGATATGACCCGAAAATCCGTCACATAATCTACGGTTCTGACTGGATCATGGTAGGAAAGGAACGCGGATACGAAAACTATCTTTCTGCTGTAGCCTCGTTCCTTAAGGACGAATGCGGCTTCGATGAAGGTGCCCGCGAAAGAGTATTGTATCTAAATGCGTTGCGCTTCTTGCCCTTTCAACGACTTTCTACAGGGCGGCAGAGACTTTCTTCTTGGTATCGTGCCAATGGGCTTGACCCACGAAAACTGCCAACAGTTCCGCCTTCGTTACTTCAGAATTTTTTTGGAGAATGA
- a CDS encoding ABC transporter substrate-binding protein, with product MWTKVVLSLLVLQSLCFPKAIEAQESKSLVIPAVDTFNLPLHYSSDGNAGGLLSITSEPLIHLAPQDERFVPWLASSVTTNDGGKTWRIALRENVYWSDGEPLDTSDIDFTFDLILTSKTFVAPIAVELRARVESVAAVDDQEFIITLRKADMRFPHSFLTTRREGTFFVIPEHVWDGKMATFSTAAVGGGLLDPLLGSGPYVADSITAAEATFIRNEDWWGAKTGLSELPEPEQVVVRFFEADEDAVEALKADEIDIGIEVDFATFEEIRVENQNVIAWSEADPIPWPGHCPRQLDFNTISPPWDNPALRRAVAHFVDQTRIVDEAFSGQNLPSPTLFPLLPGLKVYVDDLVSAGFAMPSAANPAQGDAELIAAGYAKGDDEIYEKDGEDLSLVIHVADEPAIDAAAAGVLAQILTDSGIATSIDVVSGAELWAWILPPGKFDAAYSWLSCGSVVDPFASLVRYHPKNAVEIGVRSPGYDNIARWNTPAAQQYGRIVDEIATRAPSDEEMLTLTRQAYDLISQEAPFIPLVQEARIVPFSTGRWKGWPTSDNPYAMPIIQWGQFHSMIHSLTSSN from the coding sequence ATGTGGACCAAAGTCGTTCTTTCGCTCCTAGTTCTTCAATCGCTGTGTTTTCCGAAGGCAATTGAAGCGCAAGAATCGAAATCTCTGGTAATTCCAGCGGTGGACACATTCAATTTGCCGCTTCATTACTCATCGGATGGAAATGCAGGTGGCCTGCTGAGTATCACAAGCGAGCCGCTAATTCACCTTGCACCCCAAGATGAACGTTTCGTTCCTTGGCTGGCTAGTTCCGTTACTACAAATGACGGTGGAAAGACTTGGCGGATCGCACTCCGCGAGAATGTTTATTGGTCAGACGGCGAACCGCTGGATACTTCCGACATTGATTTCACGTTCGACCTGATTTTGACCTCAAAGACATTCGTTGCCCCGATCGCGGTTGAGCTCCGTGCGCGGGTTGAATCAGTGGCGGCCGTCGATGATCAAGAATTTATAATTACGCTCCGCAAGGCGGATATGAGGTTTCCGCACAGCTTCCTGACCACTCGCCGCGAGGGCACTTTTTTTGTCATTCCTGAGCATGTCTGGGACGGGAAGATGGCCACGTTTTCGACGGCGGCCGTCGGCGGCGGCTTGCTCGACCCGCTTCTCGGTTCAGGACCATACGTCGCTGACTCGATCACCGCAGCCGAAGCAACGTTCATTCGAAATGAAGATTGGTGGGGCGCAAAGACAGGCCTTAGCGAGCTTCCGGAACCAGAACAGGTCGTAGTTCGCTTCTTCGAAGCTGACGAGGACGCCGTCGAGGCGCTGAAGGCGGATGAGATCGATATCGGGATTGAAGTTGACTTCGCGACGTTCGAGGAAATCCGAGTTGAAAACCAAAATGTCATTGCGTGGAGCGAAGCCGATCCCATTCCTTGGCCCGGCCATTGCCCGCGTCAGCTCGACTTCAACACGATCAGCCCGCCTTGGGATAATCCGGCCCTGCGCCGGGCTGTCGCGCATTTCGTCGATCAGACCAGGATTGTGGATGAGGCATTCTCAGGTCAGAACCTTCCATCGCCGACCTTGTTCCCGTTACTGCCCGGTCTTAAAGTTTACGTGGATGACCTTGTGTCCGCCGGTTTCGCAATGCCTTCCGCAGCCAACCCTGCTCAAGGGGACGCGGAACTGATAGCAGCCGGCTATGCCAAGGGCGACGACGAAATCTACGAAAAAGATGGCGAAGACCTGAGCCTTGTCATCCATGTGGCCGATGAACCTGCAATTGATGCTGCAGCAGCAGGAGTTCTCGCGCAAATCCTCACAGACTCTGGAATAGCTACCAGTATAGATGTCGTTTCGGGGGCTGAGCTTTGGGCTTGGATTTTACCGCCAGGCAAGTTCGATGCGGCATACTCTTGGCTTAGCTGCGGCTCGGTGGTGGACCCATTTGCCTCCTTAGTAAGATATCACCCCAAAAACGCAGTAGAAATTGGTGTCAGAAGCCCTGGCTATGACAACATAGCTCGCTGGAACACGCCTGCGGCTCAGCAGTACGGGCGAATTGTGGATGAGATCGCGACGAGGGCTCCAAGCGACGAAGAAATGCTGACCTTGACGCGCCAGGCCTACGATCTGATTTCGCAGGAGGCCCCGTTTATTCCGCTCGTTCAGGAGGCACGGATCGTGCCGTTTAGTACCGGCCGATGGAAAGGGTGGCCGACATCAGACAATCCGTACGCGATGCCAATTATCCAATGGGGTCAGTTTCACAGCATGATCCATAGTCTCACGAGTTCGAACTAG